A region from the Oncorhynchus keta strain PuntledgeMale-10-30-2019 chromosome 5, Oket_V2, whole genome shotgun sequence genome encodes:
- the LOC127905990 gene encoding ubiquitin carboxyl-terminal hydrolase 37-like → MARLRNLFSKSSTQLGEQSCTGEGEDNTKLLGLPNIGNTCFMNSALQCLLGLPAFCRDILRQKNIWSSSPSSKLLCCFAELHQARLSGGTVNAKKKEKKKILQTVKRCLSVVNEDYEDDDEQDAHECVVLLLLQLKEEGMALKGSPEPYTCPVKQLEFKLKTSRTCTSCGVIVYGQEDYNHLSLSLSHYLTHSLDLYFKPSALECACRVCSGSMASVTRHFLTLPRVLMLHIKRFTAGNWEPEKVDDPMSIPAELTLPALCGETAPVQHGARASSLGNNNMDNTSANSPKGTLDKPETPARQYLQIVKCDLTSGRQHVYRPLHQ, encoded by the exons ATGGCCCGCCTCCGCAACCTGTTCAGTAAGAGTAGCACCCAGCTGGGGGAGCAGAGCTGCACAGGCGAGGGTGAAGACAACACCAAGCTCCTCGg GTTGCCTAATATTGGCAACACCTGCTTCATGAACTCTGCTCTGCAGTGCCTGCTGGGGCTGCCAGCATTTTGCAGAGACATCCTGAGACAGAAGAACATCTGgagttcctccccctcctctaaaCTGCTATG CTGCTTTGCTGAGTTACATCAGGCCAGGCTTTCTGGAGGCACTGTTAATGctaagaaaaaggaaaagaagaAAATCCTTCAAACAGTCAAACGCTGTCTCTCCGTTGTCAATGAGGACTATGAGGACGACGATGAACAG GATGCCCATGAATGTGTGGTGCTCCTCCTCTTACAGCTGAAGGAGGAGGGTATGGCATTAAAGGGCTCACCAGAGCCATACACCTGCCCCGTGAAGCAGTTAGAATTCAAGCTGAAGACTTCCCGTACCTGCACCAG CTGTGGAGTTATAGTTTATGGTCAGGAGGATTATAATCACCTGTCACTGAGCCTGAGCCATTACCTGACACACAGCCTGGACCTCTACTTTAAG CCATCTGCGTTAGAGTGTGCATGCAGGGTGTGCTCAGGCAGCATGGCATCTGTGACTAGGCACTTCCTCACGCTGCCCCG GGTCCTAATGCTTCATATTAAGCGGTTTACTGCAGGCAACTGGGAGCCAGAGAAGGTGGACGATCCCATGTCCATCCCTGCAGAACTGACCCTCCCAGCCCTATGTGGGGAGACAGCCCCTGTCCAGCATGGAGCCAG GGCAAGCTCACTGGGGAACAACAACATGGACAACACATCTGCAAACTCCCCGAAAGGCACCCTTGATAAACCAG AGACACCAGCCAGACAATATCTACAAATTGTCAAGTGTGATCTCACATCTGGGAGACAACatgtatacag GCCACTACATCAGTGA